In Candidatus Methylomirabilota bacterium, a genomic segment contains:
- a CDS encoding sulfite exporter TauE/SafE family protein, whose translation MIVSVPAIAFVGLASGWVMGISAAAWGALSVPLLILVGVEPLVAINASLAASILLSLFGGVTHWRYDRSRVAPLLPLVFGGVGGAFLGSLLSPALPTQTLRLLIGVTTLSIGILTLLRKNGNGSQNNYEAVKWNDRRAILFGIGVVAGLSAGAFGSGWGTIGVVLLMWTGIPPHTVVGSSLLARSLVASAATGSYTFQAGAFPVGVFLPLLIAGGLGVYLGVRTANRFSAAGMRKLLGGVVTMVGILIVVGIMW comes from the coding sequence GTGATTGTTTCGGTACCGGCAATTGCCTTCGTAGGATTAGCGTCGGGCTGGGTCATGGGGATTTCTGCCGCGGCGTGGGGAGCCTTGAGCGTCCCCTTGCTGATTCTCGTCGGAGTCGAGCCCTTGGTCGCGATCAACGCGTCTCTGGCGGCATCCATCTTACTCAGTCTGTTCGGCGGCGTGACCCATTGGCGCTATGACCGATCACGGGTAGCTCCCCTCCTCCCGCTGGTGTTCGGAGGTGTGGGAGGCGCCTTCCTGGGGAGTTTACTGAGCCCTGCGCTCCCAACACAAACCCTTCGGCTTTTGATTGGCGTTACAACTCTGAGTATCGGTATTCTGACGCTTCTCAGGAAAAATGGGAACGGGTCGCAAAACAATTATGAAGCCGTGAAATGGAACGACAGGCGGGCGATCCTTTTCGGAATCGGGGTAGTGGCCGGATTATCCGCCGGTGCGTTCGGCTCGGGTTGGGGGACGATCGGTGTTGTATTGCTGATGTGGACAGGCATTCCCCCCCACACCGTGGTGGGCTCATCACTGCTAGCTCGGTCACTGGTGGCCTCGGCCGCGACCGGCTCGTATACCTTTCAGGCGGGGGCTTTCCCCGTTGGGGTCTTTCTGCCGCTTCTGATCGCAGGGGGCTTGGGGGTATATCTCGGGGTCCGGACGGCCAATCGGTTTTCGGCAGCCGGGATGCGAAAGCTCCTCGGCGGTGTGGTCACGATGGTGGGGATCCTGATCGTGGTCGGAATTATGTGGTAA